In Afipia sp. GAS231, a single window of DNA contains:
- a CDS encoding cupredoxin domain-containing protein, which translates to MRRLPLVIALGLAAGAALGAEFEVRQADRLFAPARIVVGKGSVVHFTNDEKFVHHAFVDTAQFSADTGDIPPGESRDIVFIRPGIYAIRCAIHPQMKLTVEVSELE; encoded by the coding sequence ATGCGTCGATTGCCTCTGGTTATTGCCCTCGGTCTTGCGGCCGGCGCTGCATTGGGCGCCGAGTTCGAGGTGCGCCAGGCCGACCGGCTGTTCGCCCCGGCGCGGATTGTCGTCGGCAAGGGCAGCGTCGTTCACTTCACCAATGACGAGAAGTTCGTCCACCACGCCTTTGTCGATACAGCGCAATTCTCGGCCGATACCGGCGACATCCCGCCCGGCGAGAGCCGCGACATCGTTTTCATCCGGCCCGGGATCTACGCCATCCGCTGCGCGATCCACCCCCAGATGAAGCTGACCGTCGAGGTCAGCGAGCTGGAATAA
- a CDS encoding cytochrome-c peroxidase: protein MAKFARPLAVPFPPENPYSPDKAELGRKLFFDPLMSASGTISCATCHHPRLAWGDGLPRAIGEARTPLPFRSPTMLGAAWMEAFGWDGKFPTLESVAFTPLSAAANMGRNEQELLRDIAKNAAYRADFDRVFPGEGVSRATVERALATYERTIVPAPAPFDRWIAGDEAAIPDAAKRGFDLFTGRAKCSECHATWRFTDDSFHDIGTGGDNDLGRGRLFPKSQALQHAFKVPSLRDVARRAPYMHDGSLPTLEAVIALYDRGGLARPSRSEHIQPLELNDQERGDLIAFLQTLTGDAARASSPIIPAR from the coding sequence ATGGCGAAATTTGCCCGGCCGCTGGCCGTGCCGTTCCCCCCGGAAAATCCCTATTCGCCGGACAAGGCCGAACTCGGGCGAAAGCTGTTTTTCGATCCCCTGATGTCGGCTTCCGGGACGATTTCCTGCGCGACCTGCCATCACCCGCGACTGGCCTGGGGCGATGGCCTGCCCCGTGCCATCGGCGAAGCCCGCACCCCGCTGCCATTCCGCTCGCCGACCATGCTGGGCGCCGCCTGGATGGAGGCGTTTGGCTGGGACGGCAAGTTTCCGACGCTGGAAAGCGTCGCTTTCACGCCGCTTTCCGCCGCCGCCAATATGGGCCGCAACGAGCAGGAACTGCTGCGGGACATCGCGAAAAATGCGGCCTATCGCGCCGATTTCGACCGGGTATTTCCCGGCGAAGGGGTATCGCGCGCGACTGTCGAGCGGGCGCTGGCGACGTATGAGCGGACCATCGTGCCGGCGCCGGCGCCGTTCGATCGCTGGATTGCCGGCGACGAGGCAGCGATTCCGGACGCCGCCAAACGCGGCTTCGACCTGTTCACGGGGCGGGCGAAATGCAGCGAATGCCACGCCACCTGGCGCTTCACCGACGATTCCTTCCATGACATCGGCACCGGCGGCGACAACGATCTCGGCCGCGGACGGCTGTTTCCGAAGTCGCAGGCGCTGCAGCACGCCTTCAAGGTGCCGAGCTTGCGCGACGTCGCCCGGCGGGCGCCCTACATGCACGACGGCTCGCTGCCGACGCTGGAAGCCGTGATCGCACTGTATGACCGCGGCGGGTTGGCGCGGCCGAGCCGCAGCGAACACATTCAGCCGCTGGAGCTTAACGATCAGGAACGCGGCGACCTGATCGCCTTCCTGCAGACCCTGACCGGCGACGCGGCGCGAGCCTCCTCCCCGATTATTCCAGCTCGCTGA
- a CDS encoding ankyrin repeat domain-containing protein, giving the protein MPERSTPASSDHRFIDLVHAIVSGDAAKALRLSDTSPTLVRQRAAVGASRDGAKGCFFEPIAHYMYEGDTALHMAAAGFQYEIAQVLIDRGADCSARNRRGAVPLHYAADANVWNPTAQAATIGCLIRAGSDPNASDKSGVAPLHRAVRTRCAAAVEALLAGGADPRSRNKNGSTPLHLAVQNTGRGNSGSPHAVEQQRRIIGLLLAAGATPEDKDDNGKAVRDAATADWIRALF; this is encoded by the coding sequence ATGCCCGAGCGATCGACGCCCGCTTCTTCCGATCATCGCTTCATTGATCTCGTGCACGCCATCGTTTCGGGCGATGCCGCGAAAGCCCTCCGATTGTCCGACACTTCACCCACGCTCGTGCGGCAACGCGCGGCGGTTGGCGCAAGCCGCGACGGTGCGAAGGGCTGTTTCTTCGAACCGATCGCCCATTACATGTACGAGGGTGACACTGCCCTGCACATGGCGGCGGCGGGCTTCCAATATGAAATCGCACAGGTGCTGATCGACCGGGGCGCCGATTGTTCCGCCAGAAATCGCCGCGGTGCCGTGCCGCTTCACTACGCAGCCGATGCAAACGTCTGGAACCCGACGGCACAAGCAGCCACCATCGGCTGCCTGATCCGGGCCGGCAGCGATCCCAATGCGTCCGACAAAAGCGGCGTTGCGCCGCTGCACCGCGCCGTTCGTACCCGATGCGCCGCCGCCGTCGAAGCGTTGCTGGCCGGCGGCGCGGACCCGCGCAGCAGGAACAAGAACGGCTCGACGCCGCTGCACCTCGCCGTGCAGAATACCGGCCGCGGCAACAGTGGAAGCCCGCACGCAGTCGAGCAGCAACGGCGTATCATCGGGCTCTTGCTGGCGGCCGGCGCGACACCCGAGGACAAGGACGACAACGGCAAGGCCGTTCGCGACGCCGCCACGGCCGACTGGATACGCGCGCTCTTCTAG
- a CDS encoding tripartite tricarboxylate transporter substrate binding protein produces MRFQRIGAAAAALLGLFALSGVGYAQQSFPTRPIRIVIPYSPGSVADVFARIIAQNMQEQWKGTIVVESKSGANGSIAAEEVARSAPDGYTWLLVTAYFTSSPALSTSLRWDPIRDFIPVGQVCRAPNVFIVPTSLPVKNVAEYVALAKEKPGMLNYSHPGKGSTGHLGFELFKRLAGIDVSGIGYRGYPQMVPDIASGLITSSFFSVNQALSQVQTGAIRVIATINDSRTKYFPDAPTMAEQGFPEAQVTPWFGVVVPKGTPESIVDRISKTLEAALAAADVQQRLDVAGCEAKSAPRQAFADIIKADIALWAKVVKEAGITAD; encoded by the coding sequence ATGAGATTTCAACGTATCGGCGCCGCGGCGGCCGCGTTGCTCGGATTGTTTGCCCTGTCAGGCGTAGGCTACGCGCAGCAGAGTTTCCCGACCCGGCCGATCCGCATCGTCATTCCCTATTCGCCGGGCAGCGTCGCGGATGTGTTCGCGCGTATCATTGCGCAAAACATGCAGGAGCAGTGGAAGGGCACCATTGTCGTCGAATCCAAATCCGGCGCCAACGGCTCGATCGCAGCCGAGGAAGTCGCGCGCTCCGCGCCCGATGGCTACACGTGGCTGCTAGTGACGGCGTACTTCACCTCGAGCCCGGCCTTGAGCACCTCGCTGCGCTGGGACCCGATCCGCGATTTCATTCCGGTCGGACAGGTGTGTCGGGCACCCAACGTGTTTATCGTCCCCACCAGTCTGCCGGTGAAGAACGTCGCGGAATATGTGGCGTTGGCCAAGGAAAAGCCGGGGATGCTGAACTATAGCCATCCCGGCAAGGGATCGACCGGGCATCTCGGCTTCGAACTGTTCAAGCGGCTCGCCGGGATCGACGTCAGCGGGATCGGCTATCGCGGCTATCCGCAGATGGTGCCTGATATTGCCAGCGGCCTGATTACCTCCAGCTTCTTCTCGGTCAACCAGGCACTGTCGCAAGTGCAGACCGGCGCCATCCGGGTGATTGCGACCATCAATGACAGTCGTACGAAATATTTCCCTGACGCACCGACGATGGCCGAGCAGGGCTTTCCCGAGGCGCAGGTGACGCCATGGTTCGGCGTCGTGGTGCCGAAGGGCACGCCGGAGTCGATCGTGGATCGCATCAGCAAGACACTGGAGGCCGCGCTGGCTGCCGCAGATGTGCAGCAGCGACTGGATGTCGCCGGCTGCGAGGCCAAAAGCGCGCCGCGGCAGGCCTTCGCCGATATCATCAAGGCCGACATTGCGCTGTGGGCCAAGGTGGTCAAGGAGGCCGGCATCACCGCCGATTGA
- a CDS encoding VOC family protein, protein MPTVIWDHVHLRSPDPEATATWLHDILGGEIIRGPGRIDVKLGGANVFIAPVASGDGVNSPPVTPYQGLDHFGLTVKDIDAVAAEIKAKGVEFTREPTTIRPGVRICFIRGPQGISIELLERDKKYA, encoded by the coding sequence ATGCCGACCGTTATCTGGGATCATGTCCATTTGCGCAGTCCCGATCCCGAAGCGACCGCGACCTGGTTGCACGATATTCTCGGCGGCGAAATCATTCGCGGCCCCGGGCGCATCGACGTCAAGCTCGGCGGCGCCAACGTGTTCATCGCGCCGGTCGCCTCCGGTGACGGCGTCAACTCGCCGCCGGTGACGCCCTATCAGGGCCTCGATCACTTCGGCCTGACGGTCAAGGACATCGACGCGGTCGCCGCCGAGATCAAGGCCAAGGGCGTCGAGTTCACGCGTGAGCCGACCACCATCCGGCCGGGCGTGCGCATCTGCTTCATTCGCGGGCCGCAGGGCATTTCGATCGAGCTTCTGGAGCGCGACAAGAAGTACGCGTGA
- a CDS encoding long-chain-fatty-acid--CoA ligase: protein MNVTQGLRRVLQTSPTGIATVDGERRRTWREIGDRVARLAGGLQQLGIQRGDRVAVLMLNSDRYLELYLGIAWAGAVIVPTNIRWSRAEIEDSLHDCRASTLVVDKAFAEMGDELARAVALKLVYADDDAGPAGALDYEQLIAASQPVADAMASREELAGIFYTGGTTGRSKGVMLSHANIVSNALHVLSEGLLPEGSIYLNAAPMFHLANGCGMFASLIGGGSNVVVRMFNPELVMKTIEKEKVTVTLIVPTMIQMLTDHPLFRTADLTSLKRILYGASPINEALLNRAMAGLPGTAFHQLYGMTELSPLATHLPWDQHTGEAATRKNRQRACGRAAVGCEVRIVDADHKPVGTGVVGEVAVRGQNVMMGYWERPEETAKAIIDGWMHTGDGGYMDEEGYVYLVDRVKDMIISGGENVYSMEVENTIAQHPAVSQCAVIGIPSEQWGETVHAFVIPKEGAQVNAAEIVAFCKDRIAHYKCPRSIDIRTEPFPLSGAGKVLKRELRRLHAEDSTPATAKAG from the coding sequence ATGAACGTGACCCAAGGCCTGCGCCGGGTTTTGCAGACGAGCCCCACCGGCATTGCAACCGTCGATGGCGAGCGCCGCCGCACCTGGCGCGAGATCGGCGATCGCGTTGCAAGGCTTGCCGGCGGGCTGCAACAGCTCGGCATCCAGCGCGGCGATCGTGTCGCCGTGCTGATGCTGAATTCCGACCGTTATCTCGAACTTTATCTTGGCATCGCCTGGGCCGGCGCCGTGATCGTTCCGACCAATATCCGCTGGAGCCGCGCCGAGATCGAGGACTCCCTGCACGACTGCCGGGCCTCGACGCTGGTGGTGGACAAGGCGTTCGCGGAAATGGGCGACGAACTGGCCAGGGCGGTTGCGCTGAAACTGGTCTATGCCGACGACGATGCCGGCCCTGCCGGCGCGTTGGACTACGAACAACTGATCGCCGCGAGCCAGCCGGTCGCCGACGCCATGGCCTCGCGCGAGGAACTCGCGGGCATCTTCTACACCGGCGGCACCACCGGGCGCTCCAAGGGCGTGATGCTGAGTCACGCCAACATCGTCAGCAATGCCCTGCACGTGCTGAGCGAAGGCCTGCTGCCGGAGGGTTCGATCTATCTCAACGCCGCGCCGATGTTCCATCTCGCCAATGGCTGCGGCATGTTCGCTTCCCTGATCGGGGGCGGCTCCAACGTGGTGGTCCGGATGTTCAATCCGGAACTGGTGATGAAGACGATCGAGAAGGAAAAGGTCACGGTGACGCTGATCGTGCCGACCATGATCCAGATGCTGACCGATCATCCGCTGTTCAGGACCGCGGATCTGACGTCGCTGAAGCGGATCCTGTACGGCGCCTCCCCGATCAACGAGGCGCTGTTGAACCGGGCGATGGCGGGATTGCCCGGCACCGCCTTCCATCAGCTCTACGGCATGACCGAATTGTCGCCGCTGGCGACGCATCTGCCATGGGACCAGCACACCGGCGAAGCCGCGACCAGGAAAAATCGCCAGCGCGCCTGCGGACGTGCCGCTGTTGGTTGCGAGGTCCGGATCGTCGATGCTGACCACAAGCCGGTCGGAACAGGCGTGGTCGGCGAAGTCGCCGTGCGCGGCCAGAACGTCATGATGGGCTATTGGGAGCGGCCGGAGGAAACCGCGAAAGCCATCATCGACGGCTGGATGCACACCGGCGACGGCGGCTACATGGACGAGGAAGGCTACGTCTATCTGGTCGACCGCGTCAAAGACATGATCATCTCCGGCGGCGAGAACGTCTATTCGATGGAAGTCGAGAACACCATTGCGCAGCATCCTGCGGTATCGCAATGCGCCGTGATCGGCATCCCCAGCGAGCAATGGGGCGAAACCGTTCATGCCTTCGTGATTCCGAAGGAAGGCGCACAGGTCAATGCCGCCGAGATCGTCGCCTTCTGCAAGGATCGGATCGCGCATTACAAATGCCCGCGCAGCATCGATATCAGGACCGAACCGTTTCCGCTGTCAGGCGCCGGCAAGGTGCTGAAGCGCGAATTGCGGCGACTGCATGCCGAGGACAGCACGCCGGCGACGGCAAAGGCCGGCTAG
- a CDS encoding PAS domain S-box protein, whose product MTDASPPNSPTTRSFSLSIGQLTFGSFMLVLAVIIITSTASVIAIRHIDATFAELQRLQSVGDLAEDIDRRMNELRLAARDFVTDPGTQSVQVGEAATSLSDVLKKTRLELAPEQQDMIDGVTERLSTYRSGIERISALINRRAEMIVALPPLRDAFDAAIAASPDPVIASTLSQTQSRIASALLAHNPSAAEAAAQTMRTLTIPDPKLRMAVNGYAEAIIGISIRERQISDIDKEVLGTEGRLIQRVTELLREVSARRGHILSRDFARTLTEAKWQSIVLGTAGVLIGLFAALLVVRRTVRPLASIATSIRAVAGGGQNTSIPATDLDNEIGDIARAAEVFRQTLVDADAAREAAVRALAEQRLAEESYRKLFEASVDGIYVTTPGGALLNANPALARMMGYATPQDLIGGIGDIAETVYVQPEARAEYERLMQRDGMVREYEYQVRARDGSVLWLSDSASAVRNDAGELVRYEGTVRDITDQKRAEDAIAEGRRLLQMVIDTVPAVINVKDRRLQYVLMNRYMAGIFGIEPQDAIGRTTQDLMSRYGAAKTDENDKRVLAGGRELGFYEEEYKDSSGNMRQWLVNKLPILDTSGEIENIVTVALDIGERKRVEFEMSKAKDAAEAALRNLRETQNSLIEAEKLAALGRLVAGVAHEVNNPVGISLTVASALERKTAMFTAEVARGELRRSSLTDFLETSRDASSQLTANLNRAAELIQSFKQVAADRNYSDQRSFDLGDLTEQVVMSLRPGLRKHNLTLNVDCQPNLTMNSYPGPYGQVLTNLFLNAVAHAFPEGKPGTVDIQVRESGKDNVEILFSDDGIGMSLDVRRRAFDPFFTTRRDQGGTGLGLHIVYSIVTNRLGGRLDLDSEPGGGTRIQMILPRTAPLEQAAE is encoded by the coding sequence ATGACTGATGCATCGCCGCCGAATTCGCCAACGACGCGATCGTTCTCGCTTTCGATCGGCCAACTGACGTTCGGCAGTTTCATGCTGGTGTTGGCGGTGATCATCATCACCTCCACCGCCAGCGTCATCGCGATCCGCCACATCGATGCGACCTTCGCCGAGCTGCAGCGGCTGCAGAGCGTCGGCGATCTCGCCGAGGATATCGACCGGCGCATGAACGAATTGCGGCTCGCGGCGCGGGATTTCGTCACCGACCCCGGCACCCAATCGGTCCAGGTCGGCGAAGCCGCGACCTCGCTCAGCGACGTCCTGAAGAAGACCCGGCTGGAGCTTGCCCCTGAACAGCAGGACATGATCGACGGCGTCACCGAGCGGCTCTCGACCTATCGCAGCGGGATCGAGCGCATTTCCGCGCTGATCAATCGCCGGGCCGAAATGATCGTGGCGCTGCCGCCGTTGCGCGACGCATTCGACGCTGCGATCGCCGCGAGCCCGGACCCGGTGATTGCTTCGACGCTGTCGCAGACCCAGAGCCGGATCGCCTCGGCGCTGCTGGCGCACAATCCATCCGCCGCCGAAGCGGCGGCGCAGACCATGCGCACGCTGACGATTCCGGATCCGAAGCTGCGGATGGCTGTCAACGGCTATGCTGAGGCCATCATCGGCATATCGATCCGCGAACGGCAGATATCCGATATCGACAAGGAAGTGCTGGGCACGGAAGGGCGCCTGATCCAGCGTGTCACCGAACTGTTGCGCGAGGTCAGCGCGCGCCGCGGCCACATTCTGTCGCGCGATTTCGCCAGGACGCTGACGGAAGCGAAGTGGCAGAGCATCGTGCTCGGCACCGCCGGCGTTCTGATCGGACTGTTCGCAGCCCTTCTGGTCGTTCGCCGCACCGTGCGCCCGCTGGCATCGATCGCGACCTCGATCCGCGCGGTGGCCGGCGGCGGGCAGAATACCTCGATCCCGGCGACCGACCTGGACAACGAGATCGGCGACATCGCCCGCGCCGCGGAAGTGTTCCGCCAGACGCTGGTCGACGCCGATGCGGCGCGCGAGGCCGCGGTGCGGGCGCTGGCCGAGCAGCGGCTGGCCGAGGAAAGCTATCGCAAGCTGTTCGAGGCCTCGGTGGACGGAATCTACGTCACGACGCCGGGCGGCGCGCTGCTCAACGCCAACCCGGCGCTGGCACGGATGATGGGCTACGCCACGCCGCAGGATCTGATCGGCGGCATCGGCGATATTGCCGAAACAGTCTACGTTCAGCCCGAAGCGCGGGCGGAATATGAGCGGTTGATGCAACGCGACGGCATGGTCCGCGAGTACGAATACCAGGTTCGCGCGCGCGACGGCTCGGTGCTGTGGCTCTCCGACAGCGCCAGCGCCGTGCGCAACGACGCCGGCGAGCTCGTGCGCTACGAAGGAACGGTGCGCGACATCACCGACCAGAAGCGCGCCGAAGATGCGATTGCCGAAGGCCGACGTCTGCTGCAGATGGTGATCGACACCGTGCCCGCGGTGATCAACGTCAAGGACAGGCGGCTGCAATACGTGCTGATGAACCGCTATATGGCGGGCATTTTCGGCATCGAGCCACAGGATGCGATCGGCCGCACCACGCAGGACCTGATGTCGCGCTATGGGGCGGCCAAGACCGACGAGAACGACAAGCGGGTGCTGGCCGGCGGCAGGGAACTCGGCTTCTACGAGGAGGAATACAAGGATTCCTCCGGCAACATGCGGCAATGGCTGGTCAACAAGCTGCCGATCCTGGACACCTCGGGCGAGATCGAAAACATCGTCACCGTCGCGCTCGATATCGGCGAACGCAAGCGCGTCGAATTCGAGATGAGCAAGGCCAAGGACGCCGCCGAAGCGGCGTTGCGCAATTTGCGGGAGACGCAGAATTCGCTGATCGAGGCGGAAAAGCTCGCGGCCCTCGGCCGGCTGGTGGCTGGCGTCGCCCACGAGGTCAACAATCCCGTCGGCATCAGCCTGACGGTCGCCTCCGCGCTGGAGCGCAAGACCGCGATGTTCACCGCCGAGGTCGCGCGCGGCGAATTGCGGCGCTCCAGCCTGACCGATTTTCTGGAAACCAGCCGCGATGCGTCATCGCAGCTTACGGCCAATCTCAACCGCGCCGCCGAACTGATCCAGTCGTTCAAGCAGGTCGCCGCCGATCGGAACTATTCCGACCAGCGCAGCTTCGACCTCGGTGATCTCACCGAGCAGGTGGTGATGTCGTTGCGGCCCGGCCTGCGCAAGCACAATCTGACGCTCAACGTCGACTGCCAGCCCAATCTCACGATGAACAGCTATCCCGGCCCTTACGGACAGGTGCTCACCAATCTGTTCCTCAACGCGGTGGCGCATGCGTTTCCGGAGGGCAAGCCCGGCACCGTCGACATCCAGGTGCGCGAGTCCGGCAAGGACAATGTCGAGATCCTGTTCTCCGATGACGGCATCGGCATGAGCCTCGACGTCCGCCGCCGCGCCTTCGATCCGTTCTTCACCACGCGACGCGATCAGGGCGGCACCGGGCTCGGGCTCCACATCGTCTACAGCATCGTCACCAATCGCCTCGGCGGGCGCCTCGATCTCGATTCCGAACCGGGCGGCGGCACGCGGATCCAGATGATCCTGCCGCGCACCGCCCCGCTCGAGCAGGCGGCGGAATAG
- a CDS encoding GrlR family regulatory protein, translated as MKNGLYSIHVNLLDGRSGKGSGVILFRDGQILGGDAYLFYTGSYTVKGDTFKGEVLVQRHTSPRDNDNPLFGGPAPVGIGVSGTFTDTRGTMNGTALVGKNSQIFGATLHRLADTN; from the coding sequence ATGAAGAACGGGCTGTATTCGATTCACGTCAACCTGCTGGACGGACGTTCCGGCAAGGGCAGCGGCGTGATTCTGTTCCGCGACGGACAGATCCTCGGCGGCGACGCCTATCTGTTTTACACCGGCAGCTACACCGTGAAGGGCGACACCTTCAAGGGCGAGGTGCTGGTGCAACGACACACCTCCCCGCGCGACAACGACAACCCGCTGTTCGGCGGACCCGCTCCCGTCGGCATCGGCGTATCCGGCACCTTCACCGACACGCGCGGCACGATGAACGGCACCGCGCTGGTCGGCAAGAACAGTCAGATCTTTGGCGCCACGTTGCACCGGCTGGCGGATACCAACTAG